The following are encoded together in the Robertmurraya sp. FSL R5-0851 genome:
- a CDS encoding nucleotide sugar dehydrogenase: MTEVKEKIVVIGLGYVGLPLATHFASCGFSVLGLDNDSSKIESIKENKTYIPDVSDQLLKELNIQGLFKSSLPENSVEEFKKATYIIVTVPTPLGENSEPDLGFIISATKFINENLQQGQTVIFESSTYPGTLEEIVLPILEQPHRKVGVDFYLGYSPERIDPSNNKYTLQSIPKVVSGQTEECIKKVLWLYKQAFDHPVPVSSPKVAEMCKLFENIQRLVNISLVNEVYLLCRKLNIDFYESLQAAATKPFGFTPYWPGPGIGGHCIPVDPLYFQWKVNQYGMKSRMIEVAQDINNQMPHEVVTQVKESLSNDKGRVLLIGLAYKKDVNDLRESPSLEIFELLVNEGLEVEYHDPYFSNFTLNHKEYHSIELSTDEIQKADSVVILTDHSSIDWGKVKKDAKTIVDTRGVLRSIMEEET, translated from the coding sequence ATGACAGAAGTAAAAGAAAAAATAGTTGTAATCGGACTAGGATATGTGGGTCTTCCACTTGCAACACACTTTGCAAGCTGTGGATTTTCTGTATTAGGTCTTGACAATGACTCTAGCAAAATAGAGAGCATAAAAGAAAATAAAACGTATATCCCAGATGTATCAGACCAATTATTAAAAGAACTCAATATTCAAGGTTTATTTAAATCCTCCCTACCTGAAAATTCCGTAGAAGAATTCAAAAAAGCCACCTATATTATTGTAACCGTTCCAACACCATTAGGAGAAAACAGTGAACCAGATCTTGGATTTATTATTTCTGCTACAAAATTCATCAACGAAAACCTACAGCAAGGACAAACGGTAATATTTGAAAGTTCCACTTACCCAGGAACTTTAGAAGAAATAGTTTTACCCATTTTAGAACAACCTCACAGAAAAGTAGGAGTAGATTTTTACTTAGGATATTCACCTGAGAGAATCGATCCAAGTAACAATAAATATACATTACAATCAATACCAAAAGTTGTAAGTGGCCAAACAGAGGAGTGTATTAAGAAGGTACTTTGGCTTTATAAACAAGCTTTTGATCATCCAGTACCAGTCAGTTCTCCAAAAGTAGCAGAAATGTGCAAATTGTTTGAGAATATTCAACGTCTTGTAAATATCTCACTGGTAAATGAAGTGTACTTATTATGCAGGAAATTAAATATAGACTTCTATGAATCACTTCAAGCTGCTGCAACAAAACCATTTGGCTTTACTCCATATTGGCCAGGACCTGGTATAGGAGGACATTGTATCCCTGTTGACCCACTATACTTCCAATGGAAGGTTAATCAATATGGAATGAAAAGTCGTATGATTGAGGTTGCCCAGGATATTAATAATCAAATGCCCCATGAAGTAGTAACCCAAGTGAAAGAATCCCTTTCAAATGACAAGGGAAGAGTTCTTCTTATAGGTTTGGCCTACAAAAAGGATGTAAATGATTTACGCGAGTCACCATCACTAGAAATTTTTGAGCTTTTAGTAAATGAAGGATTGGAAGTTGAATACCATGACCCCTACTTTTCTAACTTTACTTTGAATCACAAAGAATATCATTCAATTGAATTATCAACCGATGAAATCCAAAAAGCAGATTCAGTTGTAATATTGACAGATCACAGCTCTATTGATTGGGGAAAAGTAAAAAAAGATGCAAAAACGATTGTGGATACAAGAGGAGTTTTACGTTCAATTATGGAGGAGGAAACCTGA
- a CDS encoding NAD-dependent epimerase/dehydratase family protein, translating to MNQKSLRCLITGGAGFIGSHLAEELVNQGHKVTILDNLYNGKQSYHNKLFNKIPFLKTSVIDEEVIDVLVSNHDVIFHLSAILGVKSTMDKSVELMETNIDGTRNILRSALKYDRKVVFASTSEVYGKAAPPFVEDGDRLYGSTDKLRWCYAVSKTLEETLCLGYGLKGLRVTVVRYFNIYGPRAKEGPYAGVIPRFISAALKGEPIPVYGDGTQTRCFTFISDAVEATIRALDEKCNNEIINIGSQSEINILDLAKLIRNLTSTSSPIVHVPFEEVYPLGFEEIPNRFPDITKMSQLLTFTPKVSFTEGLNETIDWFKNNE from the coding sequence ATGAACCAAAAATCACTAAGATGTCTAATAACCGGAGGAGCAGGTTTTATTGGGTCGCACTTAGCTGAAGAACTAGTAAACCAAGGTCATAAGGTTACGATTCTAGATAATCTCTACAACGGTAAGCAATCCTATCATAATAAGTTGTTCAATAAAATTCCTTTTTTAAAAACAAGTGTAATTGACGAAGAAGTTATTGATGTGCTTGTGTCAAATCACGATGTCATTTTTCATCTTTCTGCTATTTTAGGTGTAAAAAGTACTATGGATAAAAGTGTTGAACTAATGGAAACAAACATCGATGGAACAAGAAATATTTTGAGATCCGCACTAAAATATGATAGAAAAGTTGTGTTTGCTTCAACCTCAGAGGTATATGGCAAGGCAGCACCTCCTTTTGTTGAGGATGGGGATCGATTGTATGGTTCAACAGATAAACTTCGCTGGTGTTACGCAGTAAGTAAGACTCTAGAGGAAACTCTATGTCTTGGCTACGGTCTTAAGGGACTGCGAGTAACAGTAGTTCGATATTTTAATATTTATGGTCCACGAGCTAAAGAAGGTCCTTATGCAGGGGTTATTCCTCGGTTTATTAGTGCCGCGCTAAAAGGAGAACCAATCCCTGTATATGGGGACGGAACACAAACAAGATGCTTTACTTTTATAAGTGATGCAGTGGAGGCTACAATTCGTGCTTTAGATGAAAAATGTAATAATGAAATTATCAACATTGGCTCTCAATCAGAGATCAACATCTTGGATCTAGCCAAACTTATCCGTAATTTAACTTCTACAAGCTCCCCTATTGTCCATGTACCTTTTGAGGAAGTTTACCCATTAGGATTTGAGGAAATCCCAAATAGATTCCCAGATATTACAAAAATGTCACAGCTACTAACTTTTACCCCAAAGGTATCATTCACGGAAGGTCTAAATGAAACGATCGATTGGTTTAAAAATAATGAGTAG
- a CDS encoding glycosyl transferase family 2 — translation MINQYRHISINYEQLDTLQFSSNEPFVLAIEWEGITYEFLIRIKSNSNKLLVLGSGAMNFNENRIPPPFFQRHSWINQLEGSVIYYNDPTLYLGNQLLVGWGQGTKDRYSLHDIAKIIEKLIRLTQVPSSNVLFYGSSAGGFMSLILAGHIKESKALVNSPQTCLTKWLKTPVKQVFDLSYPGLTIDEIMQQYPDRINVMRFFQKIKYVPEIHYLQNAYCEIDMKDHVIPFIEWLQSNGEKCVVNKVKFYFYYTIQPGPAVHPALGGHGALDINSTIKYINKIQNEHDFEN, via the coding sequence TTGATAAACCAATACCGACACATATCAATTAATTATGAACAATTGGATACTCTACAATTTTCTTCTAATGAACCGTTTGTATTAGCTATTGAATGGGAAGGAATCACTTACGAATTTCTAATTCGAATAAAAAGTAATTCTAATAAATTACTTGTCCTGGGCTCAGGAGCAATGAACTTTAACGAAAATCGGATTCCCCCTCCCTTTTTCCAAAGGCATTCTTGGATAAACCAACTAGAAGGATCAGTCATTTACTATAATGATCCCACATTATATTTAGGGAACCAGCTGCTAGTAGGGTGGGGACAAGGTACAAAAGACCGATATTCCCTACATGATATTGCAAAGATAATAGAAAAGTTAATACGTCTAACACAAGTTCCAAGTAGTAATGTGTTATTTTATGGATCATCCGCTGGAGGATTTATGTCTCTTATACTTGCTGGACACATAAAAGAATCAAAGGCTCTTGTAAACAGTCCTCAAACTTGCTTAACAAAGTGGCTTAAAACCCCAGTAAAACAAGTATTTGATTTATCGTATCCTGGGCTAACGATCGATGAAATTATGCAACAATACCCTGATCGAATTAACGTCATGAGATTTTTTCAAAAGATTAAATATGTACCAGAAATTCACTATCTGCAGAACGCTTACTGTGAAATCGATATGAAGGATCATGTCATCCCATTTATTGAGTGGCTTCAATCAAACGGTGAAAAATGTGTGGTTAATAAGGTTAAATTTTATTTTTACTACACTATCCAACCAGGGCCAGCAGTACACCCTGCACTGGGTGGTCATGGTGCGTTGGATATAAACTCTACAATCAAGTATATAAACAAGATACAGAACGAACATGACTTTGAAAATTAG
- a CDS encoding ElyC/SanA/YdcF family protein, giving the protein MSFGVLFIIGNILAVVIIRWLIKYKQSSRPLVITRNVIVFGYFLFLISFFIVEGLILKEAYSKEKYNKEEIDFVIILGAGLRGEEPSKTLQGRLDVALEFLLENREIPVIVSGGQGPGEAITEAEAMGTFLVKNGVEVDRVYYESLSTDTNENLKFSSGMMTQLGVKKPTVLIITSDYHLFRAKLLAKEYDLTSYGLGGDSPFFVKVNYYIREYFGLVKESFLKFF; this is encoded by the coding sequence GTGAGCTTTGGTGTGCTTTTTATCATAGGAAATATTTTAGCTGTTGTAATTATTAGGTGGTTAATAAAATATAAACAATCTTCTCGTCCATTGGTTATTACTCGAAATGTAATTGTTTTTGGTTATTTCCTATTTCTTATTTCCTTTTTTATCGTGGAGGGGCTAATTTTAAAGGAGGCTTATTCAAAGGAAAAATATAATAAGGAAGAAATAGATTTTGTTATTATCCTTGGAGCTGGTTTACGAGGAGAGGAGCCCTCAAAAACATTACAAGGTCGATTGGATGTGGCGCTGGAGTTTTTGTTGGAAAACCGCGAGATCCCGGTCATTGTATCGGGTGGACAAGGTCCAGGTGAGGCGATCACTGAAGCAGAGGCGATGGGGACATTTTTGGTGAAGAATGGTGTAGAAGTGGACAGAGTGTATTATGAAAGTTTATCCACTGACACGAACGAAAATCTGAAGTTTTCTAGTGGTATGATGACTCAACTTGGTGTGAAAAAGCCAACGGTTCTTATCATTACGAGTGATTATCACTTATTTCGAGCTAAGCTTTTAGCAAAGGAATATGATTTAACTTCTTATGGTCTTGGTGGAGATTCGCCGTTTTTTGTGAAAGTGAACTATTATATTCGTGAGTATTTTGGGCTTGTTAAAGAATCGTTTCTTAAGTTCTTTTAA
- a CDS encoding zinc-binding alcohol dehydrogenase family protein, which translates to MKAVGLYKYLPIDHEESLIDINIKKPSARGRDLLVEIKAISVNPVDTKVRSPKIVEETDPKILGWDATGVVVEVGEECTLFQPGDEVFYSGSLNRPGTYSEYHLVDERIVGKKPQTLNFAEAAAMPLTSITAWEALFERLGIDTTNKNENRSKTILIIGGAGGVGSIAIQLAKWAGLQVVATASREETVMWVKDCGADFVVNHYGSLKDQLVNLQIKNVDYILCSNDTDQHWNAMGEVIKPQGKICSIVDNKYPIELNTLKSKSVTFVWEFMFTKAMFETEDMISQHHILNKVSKLIDERMLKTTHKQTLSPIHAENLRKAHRMLESGKTIGKIVLESFE; encoded by the coding sequence ATGAAAGCAGTTGGTTTATATAAATACTTACCAATCGATCATGAAGAAAGCTTAATAGATATTAATATAAAAAAACCTTCAGCTAGAGGGAGGGATCTCCTTGTAGAAATAAAGGCAATATCGGTTAATCCTGTGGATACAAAGGTACGTTCACCGAAGATCGTGGAGGAAACAGATCCGAAAATTCTTGGTTGGGATGCAACTGGAGTGGTGGTTGAAGTTGGTGAGGAGTGCACATTGTTTCAACCTGGAGATGAGGTTTTTTATTCGGGAAGTTTGAATAGGCCAGGTACGTACAGCGAGTATCATTTGGTAGATGAAAGAATTGTCGGGAAAAAGCCACAAACACTTAATTTTGCTGAAGCAGCTGCTATGCCTTTAACATCTATCACTGCATGGGAAGCGCTGTTTGAACGCCTCGGAATTGATACAACAAACAAAAATGAAAATCGTTCTAAAACTATCCTCATTATAGGTGGAGCTGGTGGAGTTGGGTCCATTGCCATTCAATTAGCAAAGTGGGCTGGATTACAAGTGGTTGCTACGGCCTCTCGAGAAGAAACAGTGATGTGGGTTAAGGATTGTGGAGCTGATTTTGTGGTTAACCATTACGGATCACTAAAAGATCAATTGGTTAATTTGCAAATAAAAAATGTTGATTACATTTTATGCTCCAACGACACAGACCAGCATTGGAATGCAATGGGGGAGGTTATTAAGCCCCAAGGGAAGATTTGTTCCATTGTTGATAATAAGTATCCCATTGAATTGAATACTCTAAAAAGTAAGAGCGTCACCTTTGTTTGGGAATTTATGTTTACAAAAGCGATGTTTGAAACTGAGGATATGATCTCACAGCATCACATATTGAATAAAGTAAGTAAATTGATTGATGAAAGAATGTTAAAAACAACCCACAAGCAGACTCTATCACCGATACATGCTGAGAACTTACGCAAGGCTCATCGAATGTTAGAGTCAGGAAAAACAATAGGGAAAATTGTTTTAGAGTCATTTGAATAA
- a CDS encoding DUF3231 family protein, translating to MTVCPCVLRHFIYHVKDEAIEKVLRYALSLSETHLEKIKEFFTKEELPIPIGFTDEDVLVDAPPLFTDTFMIVYIHTMSIHGLTRYAGAIGTCVREDVRKYFIQCSAETTELYDHATEVVLNKGIISKPPTMTNKHTVDYVTKQSFLTGWFGNRRPINSIEISGTYINMHKNIVKVVLEMGFRQVTQLKEIEQFMTRAEKLCKKHMDILSKMLTDDNLHAPKSYEQEVTDSSVAPFSEKLMMYHITSLLSATIGYYGEALSMCQRRDLSGSYVKMITEIGLLAEDGAQLLIDYGWLEQPPGAPDRNKLKNVK from the coding sequence GTGACAGTTTGTCCATGTGTTCTTCGCCATTTTATTTATCATGTAAAAGATGAAGCCATTGAAAAAGTGCTTCGTTATGCCCTTAGCTTATCAGAAACTCATCTCGAGAAGATAAAAGAGTTTTTTACTAAAGAAGAGCTTCCAATACCAATAGGTTTTACAGATGAGGATGTGTTGGTGGACGCACCACCTTTATTCACCGATACTTTTATGATCGTGTACATTCATACGATGTCCATACATGGGTTGACCAGATATGCAGGTGCAATCGGAACATGCGTTAGAGAGGATGTAAGGAAGTATTTTATTCAGTGTAGTGCTGAAACTACGGAATTGTATGATCATGCCACTGAAGTGGTTTTGAATAAGGGCATTATCAGTAAACCTCCTACCATGACAAACAAGCACACCGTAGATTATGTAACGAAACAAAGCTTTTTGACCGGGTGGTTTGGAAATCGTCGTCCTATTAATTCGATTGAAATCAGTGGAACGTATATTAATATGCATAAGAACATAGTAAAAGTTGTGTTGGAAATGGGATTCAGGCAAGTTACACAACTAAAAGAAATTGAACAATTTATGACTCGAGCGGAAAAACTTTGTAAGAAGCATATGGATATATTATCTAAAATGTTAACAGACGATAACCTGCATGCGCCCAAATCATATGAACAAGAAGTGACAGATTCATCTGTTGCTCCCTTTTCAGAAAAACTTATGATGTATCACATTACCTCACTTCTTTCAGCAACTATTGGGTATTATGGGGAAGCTTTGTCGATGTGTCAAAGACGAGATTTGTCAGGAAGTTATGTAAAGATGATTACAGAAATAGGTTTATTAGCTGAAGACGGTGCGCAATTACTCATTGACTATGGATGGCTTGAACAACCACCTGGTGCTCCAGACAGAAATAAATTAAAGAACGTAAAATAG
- a CDS encoding endonuclease MutS2, whose amino-acid sequence MNNHTFETLQFDVIKEEIAHYALTSQGKEKVLQLTPSFHLKQIQSWIDEVTEAAEIMKKSSSVPVHGLEGIDTLLGSINKGVALRADILMKLHDFLDCCGKMRRFMKDKEYLAPRVTSYIYSIDDLPGLAEEINRCIRNGVVDDYASKELLKIRKQIAIQEERLKEKLQQIVRSSKLKTYLQESVISQRDGRYVIPVKKEYRQKVKGAVLDTSASGSTLFIEPEEITTYQDQLTKTKMDEEAETQKILMYLTGLVEEKEQQIRLAVETMVHYDFLFAKAKFSRAIDGRSVSINENHYIELIEARHPLLGKNVVPLNFKLGSPEHALVITGPNTGGKTVVIKTVGLLTLMAQAGLHLPVAEGSSVSIFQNILVDIGDGQSILENLSTFSSRIVNIIDILKEANDRTLVLLDELGSGTDPAEGMGLATAILEQLYKKGTTLLATTHYSEIKEFADHQKGFINGSMEFDIETLRPTYRLIIGKGGESQAFAIALKLGIHPKIIERAHQITYKEDKVYPETHFSPQEKRELEKQIIINKYQSREKGVKISNSSVPKFNQGDNVIVSPEDVFGIVYKGPDEKGNYIVQIKGKKESYNYKRLTLHIKANELYPPDYDFDIIFETKENRKVDKLLSKRHMEGFSINHES is encoded by the coding sequence TTGAATAATCATACGTTTGAAACATTGCAATTTGATGTAATAAAAGAAGAAATTGCTCATTATGCATTAACCAGTCAAGGAAAAGAAAAGGTGTTACAACTCACACCTTCCTTTCATTTAAAACAAATCCAATCATGGATCGATGAAGTAACTGAAGCAGCGGAGATCATGAAAAAGAGTTCAAGTGTACCTGTTCACGGACTAGAAGGAATTGATACCTTACTGGGTAGTATCAATAAAGGGGTTGCTCTTCGTGCTGATATATTAATGAAGCTACATGACTTTTTAGATTGCTGTGGAAAAATGAGACGCTTTATGAAAGATAAGGAGTATTTAGCTCCTCGAGTCACTAGCTATATTTACTCCATCGATGACTTGCCTGGATTGGCGGAGGAAATTAATCGCTGTATACGAAACGGCGTTGTGGACGATTACGCTAGCAAGGAATTGCTCAAAATTAGAAAACAAATAGCAATACAAGAAGAGCGATTAAAAGAAAAACTTCAACAAATCGTCCGATCATCCAAACTAAAAACCTATTTGCAGGAAAGTGTTATTAGTCAAAGAGATGGAAGATATGTGATACCAGTGAAAAAGGAATATCGTCAAAAAGTAAAAGGGGCGGTTCTAGATACTTCTGCCTCAGGATCGACTTTATTCATTGAACCTGAAGAAATTACCACTTACCAAGACCAGCTTACCAAGACCAAGATGGATGAAGAAGCGGAAACTCAAAAGATTTTAATGTATCTTACCGGGTTAGTTGAAGAAAAAGAACAGCAAATCCGTTTGGCAGTCGAAACCATGGTTCACTATGACTTTTTGTTTGCAAAGGCAAAGTTTAGCCGAGCAATCGATGGGAGAAGTGTATCTATAAACGAAAATCACTATATTGAATTAATTGAAGCAAGACATCCTTTATTAGGTAAAAATGTTGTCCCACTAAACTTTAAGCTTGGGTCACCTGAACATGCGTTAGTCATTACAGGTCCTAATACGGGTGGGAAAACAGTTGTCATAAAAACGGTTGGACTCTTGACACTAATGGCTCAAGCGGGTTTACACCTACCGGTTGCAGAAGGTAGTTCAGTGAGTATTTTTCAAAATATCTTAGTCGATATAGGGGATGGACAGAGTATTTTAGAAAACCTAAGTACCTTTAGTTCACGAATCGTAAATATTATTGACATTTTAAAAGAAGCCAATGATCGTACATTAGTATTATTGGATGAGTTAGGTTCAGGAACTGATCCAGCTGAAGGAATGGGGCTAGCAACAGCAATCCTAGAACAACTCTACAAGAAGGGAACAACATTATTAGCAACGACACATTATAGTGAGATCAAAGAGTTTGCGGATCATCAAAAAGGATTTATTAACGGATCGATGGAGTTTGATATAGAAACCCTTCGCCCAACCTATCGACTGATTATAGGGAAGGGAGGAGAAAGCCAAGCGTTTGCGATTGCGCTAAAACTAGGGATTCACCCGAAGATCATCGAAAGAGCTCATCAAATAACCTATAAAGAAGACAAGGTGTATCCAGAAACGCATTTCTCACCACAGGAAAAAAGAGAACTCGAGAAGCAAATTATTATCAATAAGTATCAATCGAGAGAAAAAGGAGTGAAAATATCAAACTCATCAGTTCCAAAGTTTAATCAAGGTGATAATGTCATTGTGTCTCCTGAGGATGTGTTTGGTATAGTATACAAAGGCCCAGACGAGAAAGGGAACTACATCGTTCAAATAAAAGGAAAAAAGGAGTCTTATAACTATAAGCGTTTAACTCTTCATATTAAGGCAAATGAGTTGTATCCGCCAGATTATGATTTCGATATTATTTTTGAAACAAAAGAAAATCGAAAGGTAGATAAACTATTATCAAAGAGACATATGGAAGGCTTTAGTATAAATCATGAAAGTTAA
- a CDS encoding DDE-type integrase/transposase/recombinase, with the protein MYPQIITYLLTFINYQEQLIRTLLTLLIGKSMFDKPTEQPVNKPYRKLQVDDLPVIEVLEQLDYRVLLSEYLEKNGKPLKPVQRRKNAKVSVPKAMNCPKCGAPSDYLYANNGDKGQYQCKVCTELFSEKNRYSKEAILKCPHCSKTLEKIKERKDFHVFKCKNNDCFYYQKKLNGMTSKEKKRFKKDPQAFKLRYIFRQFYIDFQPLSKESPELPAVDLSKIYASPHTLGLILTYHVNYGLSARKTAAIMQDVHGVMISHQTVLNYENSVALLLKPYVDHYPYELSDQFCGDETYIRVNGRWHYLFFFFDAVKKIILSYPVSPNRDTATAIRAIDEVLIKMKEIPENLTFVVDGNPIYLLAQHFFAQHGISFDVKQVIGLTNEDPVSTEYRPLKQIIERLNRTFKGNYRSTHGFGSEHGSISYVTLFTAYFNFLRPHAALEGKVPVVNPELKGLPTMPARWTKLIGLAQQWIVEQRQA; encoded by the coding sequence TTGTACCCTCAAATTATAACCTATTTATTAACTTTTATAAACTATCAAGAACAACTCATTCGAACATTGCTTACTTTATTGATTGGTAAGAGTATGTTTGATAAGCCTACTGAACAGCCCGTAAATAAACCATATCGAAAACTTCAAGTGGACGACCTTCCGGTCATTGAAGTTCTGGAACAGCTTGATTATCGAGTTCTTCTTAGTGAATATCTAGAGAAGAACGGGAAACCACTTAAACCTGTTCAAAGGCGTAAGAATGCAAAAGTTTCCGTACCTAAAGCCATGAACTGTCCAAAGTGTGGTGCTCCATCGGATTATCTTTATGCCAACAATGGAGATAAAGGTCAGTATCAATGCAAGGTGTGTACAGAACTTTTCAGTGAAAAGAACCGTTACTCTAAGGAGGCCATCCTGAAGTGTCCTCATTGTTCCAAGACTCTCGAGAAAATAAAAGAAAGAAAAGATTTTCACGTGTTTAAGTGCAAGAACAATGACTGTTTTTATTATCAAAAGAAGCTCAATGGGATGACTTCAAAAGAAAAGAAAAGGTTCAAAAAGGACCCTCAAGCATTTAAATTGAGATACATTTTCCGTCAGTTTTATATCGATTTCCAGCCGTTATCCAAGGAATCACCAGAACTGCCGGCCGTGGACTTATCAAAGATTTATGCATCCCCACATACATTAGGATTGATCCTAACCTATCATGTAAACTATGGCCTTTCGGCCCGTAAAACAGCTGCGATTATGCAGGACGTACACGGAGTGATGATTTCACATCAGACTGTATTGAACTACGAAAATAGCGTAGCTTTATTACTTAAACCTTATGTGGATCACTATCCCTATGAACTTTCAGACCAATTCTGCGGTGATGAAACGTATATCAGAGTAAACGGTCGATGGCATTATTTATTTTTCTTTTTTGACGCCGTGAAAAAGATTATTCTTTCGTATCCGGTGTCGCCTAATCGAGACACAGCAACAGCCATTCGAGCAATTGATGAGGTCTTAATCAAGATGAAAGAGATTCCAGAAAATCTGACCTTTGTGGTAGACGGGAATCCAATCTATCTTTTAGCCCAACATTTCTTCGCTCAACATGGGATTTCATTCGATGTGAAGCAGGTCATTGGATTAACCAATGAGGACCCTGTTTCGACCGAATATAGACCACTGAAACAAATAATTGAGAGACTTAACCGCACCTTTAAGGGCAATTATCGCTCCACTCATGGATTCGGCTCTGAACATGGTTCCATTTCATACGTCACCTTATTTACGGCCTACTTTAACTTTTTGCGTCCGCATGCCGCCTTAGAAGGAAAAGTGCCCGTAGTGAATCCAGAACTCAAGGGGCTTCCAACAATGCCAGCACGTTGGACAAAGCTCATTGGATTAGCACAACAATGGATAGTAGAGCAAAGACAAGCCTAA
- a CDS encoding DDE-type integrase/transposase/recombinase, with protein sequence MYPQLLTYLMEFIKYQDQVIRTLLTLLIGKGMFEKPEETPVNKPYRKLQVDDLPIIEALQKHDYRILLTEYLEKNGKHLKPVQRRSNVKTAVSTSMSCPKCGAPSDYLYANNGGKGQYQCKVCTCVFNEKSRYLKEAILKCPHCSKTLEKVKARKDFDVYKCKNNDCSYYQRKLNGMSSKEKKQFKKDPQAFKIRYIYRQFRIDFQPLSKSTPQKPKVDLSRLYVSPHTLGLILTYHVNYGLSARKTAALMKDVHGVSISHQSILNYENAVALTLKPYVDYYPYELSDQFCGDETYIRVNGRWHYLFFFFDAVKKIILSYPVSPNRDTATAIRAIDDVLVKMKDIPKDLTFVVDGNPIYLLAQHFFAQHDIQFDIKQVIGLTNEDPVSTEYRPLKQVIERLNRTFKGNYRSTHGFGSEHGSVSFVTLFVAYFNFLRPHSALEGKVPVLNPELSQLPNMPARWSKLIGLAQEWIIEQSA encoded by the coding sequence TTGTACCCTCAATTATTAACTTATTTAATGGAATTTATCAAGTATCAAGATCAGGTAATTCGAACATTACTTACCCTGCTTATTGGGAAGGGCATGTTTGAAAAGCCTGAAGAAACTCCTGTAAATAAACCTTACCGTAAACTTCAGGTGGATGATCTTCCGATCATCGAAGCGCTCCAGAAACATGATTATCGTATTCTTCTTACAGAATATCTGGAGAAGAACGGTAAGCATTTAAAACCTGTTCAAAGGCGTTCTAATGTAAAGACAGCGGTGTCTACATCAATGAGTTGCCCAAAGTGCGGTGCTCCATCGGATTATCTCTATGCCAATAATGGAGGCAAAGGACAGTATCAATGTAAGGTGTGTACTTGTGTTTTTAACGAAAAGAGCCGCTATTTGAAAGAGGCTATTTTGAAGTGTCCTCATTGTTCTAAAACACTTGAGAAAGTCAAGGCGCGAAAAGACTTTGACGTGTATAAGTGCAAGAATAATGACTGTTCCTATTACCAAAGAAAACTGAATGGTATGTCTTCAAAAGAGAAGAAACAGTTTAAAAAGGACCCTCAAGCCTTTAAGATTAGATACATTTACCGACAGTTTCGAATTGATTTTCAGCCATTGTCTAAGTCTACTCCACAGAAGCCAAAGGTAGATTTATCAAGGTTATATGTTTCGCCACATACATTAGGGCTCATTTTAACCTACCATGTTAACTATGGCCTTTCGGCCCGTAAAACAGCAGCACTGATGAAAGATGTTCACGGGGTATCTATATCGCATCAAAGCATTTTAAATTACGAGAATGCAGTAGCCCTTACACTTAAGCCTTACGTAGATTACTACCCGTATGAACTTTCTGACCAGTTCTGCGGGGACGAAACCTATATCAGGGTGAACGGCCGTTGGCATTACTTGTTTTTCTTCTTTGATGCGGTGAAAAAGATTATTCTCTCTTACCCAGTGTCACCAAATCGGGATACAGCTACGGCGATCCGTGCGATTGATGATGTCTTAGTGAAGATGAAGGATATTCCTAAAGACCTTACGTTTGTGGTGGACGGCAATCCGATTTATCTTTTAGCTCAACACTTTTTTGCCCAACACGATATTCAGTTCGATATTAAGCAGGTTATCGGGCTTACCAATGAAGATCCTGTATCAACGGAGTATCGACCACTAAAGCAAGTAATTGAAAGACTCAATCGCACATTTAAGGGTAATTATCGCTCAACACACGGGTTCGGATCTGAACACGGCTCTGTTTCTTTCGTCACATTGTTTGTGGCTTACTTTAACTTTTTAAGGCCTCACTCTGCATTAGAAGGTAAGGTGCCCGTGCTTAATCCGGAGTTATCACAGCTCCCGAATATGCCAGCACGATGGTCTAAACTTATTGGTTTAGCACAAGAATGGATCATTGAGCAATCAGCCTAA